A genomic window from Flintibacter sp. KGMB00164 includes:
- a CDS encoding S-layer homology domain-containing protein: MRNLKRALSLLLSSTMVLGMLVMGGSAAGYKDVDASNDHQEAIEVLQAVGVMSGVDNEGNFDPDGSVTRNQMAVIMAHLLNLDYDYYRGTNPFTDVPEWAAPYVAACAAEGVIAGIGNGQFGGEMKVTAAQASLMIMKALGYFQNAEDFGSDWQVATIRQASYINLFDKIDSNAESALTRGQVAQLVLNGLTSDMVYFTGDKGIQIGDVTVGYRAEYTQKTGTASKYNTLVNGKTDISEQGQYYIQLGEELYEGKLAVDRDVDDFGRPTNDWTYNKEDIGSYVNKDLMVAEYTEAFEYGDLYSDIGATAAKSYDLFTYVDGKVGSVDQDKITKNNDTDVPDSDLGALTQVFVDVEAEEVYVATINTWLAKAITDYNETTGKATVEVYTGRNSDGTTASVTKRLSDEDFEIVKDMAEGDFFTVTMAKDVVKTVAEPEVVSEATISEYSSKPDDGQSYKDAVNGRLTKVIAAGTTYKTAAQAWFDAEYLYDYAEKQLDGFTYDLLLDQYGNLLGIKNVTSDEDTLFVVGYEDGSSYLAETVDKALVIFPDGTMKTVDAMEKKGTAKISKGDGDFRVNAWYDYTVNADGVYVLSGLTDRQIADAYSTSGKIDKENTTIAATGAINNTDGVGYIFGNADSTYISVTADDSVDPARSIVEVNGITTGIKNTSIEPETGLQYDSAAFDGATGYYNVFALYNKSGYVTYAVVIGEDGSIADKLVYLTSGITSKYYDSTIKEYVYKYDAIINGEPTEIKSLTPFETDGTTDLVKDTLYKASYDADGFVTDMEKHESNVMDNTADYKAEGYSVNSYAVNSDATLTLKGATLYLQEGNNTNYAILDENCRFYVNGKDDKDGKYNEYGNASAMLAALGTDNKVDGAGKIVVIADKNTGYATSIIILDAKYTEAAVNPSSNYEFWKGGTQTQVTSLTGVQIQNGTISFTDSLKLVNTVSSSTVAANRVKVTYEVATWDTVNNKWNASQTVESATTATVAAGTDINTVCSASLPMADGVSCKVTVTVSCNELTYTFPTVVVAAQVI; encoded by the coding sequence ATGAGAAACCTGAAGCGTGCTCTCAGCCTGCTCCTGTCCTCTACCATGGTTCTTGGTATGCTGGTCATGGGCGGCAGCGCTGCGGGCTACAAGGACGTTGATGCTTCCAACGATCACCAGGAAGCCATCGAGGTCCTGCAGGCTGTCGGCGTCATGTCTGGCGTTGACAACGAGGGTAACTTTGATCCCGACGGAAGTGTTACCCGCAACCAGATGGCTGTTATCATGGCCCATCTGCTGAACCTGGACTACGATTACTATCGTGGTACCAATCCCTTTACTGACGTGCCCGAGTGGGCTGCTCCCTACGTGGCCGCTTGTGCTGCCGAGGGCGTGATTGCCGGTATCGGCAATGGTCAGTTCGGTGGTGAGATGAAGGTCACCGCCGCTCAGGCCAGCCTGATGATCATGAAGGCTCTGGGCTATTTCCAGAACGCCGAGGACTTCGGTTCTGACTGGCAGGTCGCCACCATCCGTCAGGCTTCCTACATCAACCTGTTTGATAAGATCGACTCCAACGCCGAGTCTGCTCTGACCCGTGGCCAGGTGGCTCAGCTGGTGCTGAATGGCCTGACCTCTGATATGGTCTACTTCACCGGTGACAAGGGCATTCAGATCGGTGATGTAACTGTGGGTTACCGCGCTGAATATACTCAGAAGACCGGTACTGCTTCTAAGTACAATACTCTGGTAAATGGCAAGACTGACATCTCCGAGCAGGGCCAGTACTACATCCAGCTGGGTGAAGAGCTCTACGAGGGTAAGCTGGCCGTGGATCGCGATGTGGATGATTTTGGTCGTCCCACCAACGATTGGACCTACAATAAGGAAGATATCGGCTCCTACGTTAACAAGGATCTGATGGTCGCTGAGTATACTGAGGCCTTCGAGTACGGTGATCTGTACAGCGATATTGGTGCAACTGCCGCCAAGAGCTATGATCTGTTTACTTATGTTGACGGTAAGGTTGGCTCTGTGGATCAGGATAAGATCACCAAGAATAATGACACCGACGTGCCCGATAGCGATCTGGGCGCTCTGACTCAGGTTTTCGTTGATGTTGAGGCGGAGGAAGTCTATGTGGCCACTATTAACACTTGGCTGGCCAAGGCTATCACTGACTACAACGAGACTACTGGCAAGGCTACTGTTGAGGTGTACACCGGCCGTAATTCTGACGGTACCACTGCTTCTGTAACCAAGCGTCTGTCTGACGAGGACTTTGAGATCGTCAAGGACATGGCTGAGGGCGATTTCTTCACCGTCACCATGGCTAAGGATGTTGTGAAGACCGTTGCTGAGCCCGAGGTTGTTTCCGAGGCTACTATCAGCGAGTATTCCTCCAAGCCCGATGACGGTCAGTCCTACAAGGATGCTGTTAACGGTCGCCTGACCAAGGTTATTGCCGCTGGCACTACGTACAAGACCGCTGCTCAGGCTTGGTTTGATGCCGAGTACCTGTATGACTACGCTGAGAAGCAGCTGGACGGCTTCACCTATGACCTGCTGCTGGATCAGTACGGTAACCTGCTGGGTATCAAGAACGTGACCTCCGACGAGGACACCCTTTTCGTGGTTGGTTATGAGGATGGCTCCAGCTACCTGGCTGAGACCGTGGATAAGGCCCTGGTTATCTTCCCCGACGGCACTATGAAGACCGTAGATGCCATGGAGAAGAAAGGAACTGCCAAAATCTCTAAGGGTGATGGCGACTTCCGTGTCAATGCTTGGTACGATTATACTGTCAATGCTGATGGAGTGTATGTCCTCTCTGGTCTGACTGATCGTCAGATTGCTGATGCATATAGCACCTCCGGTAAGATTGACAAAGAAAACACTACTATCGCCGCTACCGGTGCCATCAACAACACCGATGGTGTTGGTTATATCTTTGGTAACGCCGACTCCACCTATATTTCTGTAACGGCTGACGATAGCGTAGATCCTGCCCGTTCTATCGTAGAGGTAAATGGTATCACCACTGGCATTAAAAACACCAGCATTGAGCCCGAGACCGGTTTGCAGTATGACAGTGCCGCTTTCGATGGTGCTACTGGTTACTACAATGTCTTTGCTCTGTACAACAAGTCCGGCTATGTCACCTACGCTGTGGTTATCGGCGAGGACGGCTCCATTGCCGATAAGCTGGTTTACCTGACCTCTGGTATCACTTCCAAGTACTATGACTCCACTATTAAGGAGTATGTGTACAAGTATGATGCTATCATCAACGGCGAGCCCACTGAGATCAAGTCTCTGACTCCCTTCGAGACCGATGGTACTACCGATCTGGTGAAGGATACTCTGTACAAGGCTTCCTATGACGCTGACGGCTTCGTCACCGATATGGAGAAGCACGAGTCCAATGTGATGGATAACACCGCCGACTACAAGGCTGAGGGCTACAGCGTCAACAGCTATGCTGTGAATAGCGATGCTACCCTGACTCTGAAGGGTGCCACCCTGTATCTGCAGGAGGGTAACAACACCAACTATGCCATTCTGGACGAGAACTGCCGCTTCTACGTGAACGGTAAGGACGACAAGGACGGCAAGTACAACGAGTATGGCAACGCTTCTGCCATGCTGGCTGCCTTGGGCACCGACAACAAGGTTGACGGCGCTGGCAAGATCGTGGTCATCGCTGACAAAAACACTGGCTATGCCACCTCCATCATCATCCTCGATGCCAAGTACACCGAGGCTGCTGTGAACCCCTCCAGCAACTATGAGTTCTGGAAGGGCGGCACCCAAACTCAGGTCACCAGCCTAACTGGTGTCCAGATTCAGAACGGTACTATCAGTTTCACCGACAGTCTGAAGCTGGTGAACACTGTCTCTTCTAGCACCGTTGCCGCCAATCGTGTGAAGGTCACCTATGAGGTTGCTACCTGGGATACCGTTAACAACAAGTGGAATGCCTCTCAGACTGTGGAGTCTGCTACCACTGCTACTGTAGCCGCAGGTACTGATATCAACACTGTTTGCAGCGCTAGCCTGCCCATGGCTGATGGTGTGTCCTGCAAGGTGACGGTCACCGTTTCCTGCAATGAGCTGACTTACACCTTCCCCACCGTGGTCGTGGCCGCTCAGGTTATCTAA
- a CDS encoding S-layer homology domain-containing protein: MRNLKRALSLLLSSTMVLGMLVMGSSAAGYQDVDASNDNQEAIEVLQKVGIMTGDENGNFNPDGSITRNEMAVVMAHLLNLDYDYYRGTNPFTDVPEWAAPYVAACAAEGVVTGIGNGQYGGDQKVTAAQAALMIMKALGYFQNAEDFGTDWQVATIRQASYINLFDKIDSNAESALTRGQVAQLVLNGLKAKMVDFTGDKGIQIGDVTVGYRAEYTAKTGTDKKYNTLVSGKTDISEQGQYYIQLGEELYDGKLTATPSTDDFERPATTWVYDKKEIGTYVNWDLMVEEYTTAITGKDLSEVLTKTAIEENYVNYYVDGKENPTIKAENMIKSNTKTYNTTGNGVLTQVFFDKDDEQITITSINTYLAKADADYDADDEELLVDIYADPTSHEEGADAEVTLDEVAGIEKYKEDDMMLVNVAWDGADYNIVAVSDVTSMVNVDLSKYSVNSYVVSDGTQYNYALNGKLSDSLNEITTYGTGALTQYTYTLYLDQYGYLIGNEVYEGDANYLFMTGYDLTGSNLANKTADANVIFLDGTMSTVKVDKDKTNSAIGTTAWYKTLRTGGESEYNKWFTYVTEEKNGETVYTLTPVDNWMNSTYASNGTVNSYDFRAQANGLNSSSVTWNSYVWGNDDSTYITVEAGVVSDTTYNGITKVLATYTGVEDINLDVLSAGSNGLLGTNYANNAVDNGPNTVYTSTKEDSSIYAVVDDDNYVIGAVILGEDTTSTNKYAYVLEDTQNEWKDSEDNVYWEFTAIVDGKVETLTMKSPKSGYAALQARIAAQLGTDDINENGMMKLTYDKDGYVIDAYVVSDAITNGKLYDNADFGVLMNPDNYNVYSMRWVTGGVNVNEASFNISGRTLYGQWNDRGIRINTDAPVYVVWEETYTGGETPAVVYKSYKDLDTAIKALSNAGTFDGWVSAVLADNGNAEYIVIKSADPVSVTTDGGDSKDPVSNISSVTLNSTGTTITVRDNNGTAIALGDLKDVSWKLEMRAPGQASFDVALDGNDYTTEKAGILTFISSVGGNTGDTYSFRVTLDGVVSNTITIIVP; the protein is encoded by the coding sequence ATGAGAAACCTGAAGCGTGCTCTCAGCCTGCTCCTGTCCTCTACCATGGTTCTTGGTATGCTGGTCATGGGTTCCAGTGCTGCGGGCTATCAGGATGTCGATGCTTCCAATGACAATCAGGAAGCTATCGAGGTCCTGCAGAAGGTCGGTATCATGACCGGCGACGAGAACGGGAACTTCAATCCTGATGGCAGCATCACCCGTAACGAGATGGCCGTTGTCATGGCTCACCTGCTGAACCTGGACTACGATTACTATCGTGGTACCAATCCCTTTACTGACGTGCCCGAGTGGGCCGCTCCCTACGTGGCCGCTTGTGCCGCCGAGGGCGTGGTCACCGGCATCGGCAACGGTCAGTACGGCGGCGACCAGAAGGTTACTGCTGCTCAGGCCGCTCTGATGATCATGAAGGCTCTGGGCTACTTCCAGAACGCCGAGGACTTCGGCACTGACTGGCAGGTTGCTACCATCCGCCAGGCTTCCTACATCAACCTGTTTGATAAGATCGACTCCAATGCCGAGTCTGCTCTGACCCGTGGCCAGGTGGCTCAGCTGGTGCTGAACGGTCTGAAGGCCAAGATGGTTGACTTCACTGGCGACAAGGGCATCCAGATCGGCGACGTGACCGTGGGCTATCGCGCCGAGTACACTGCCAAGACCGGCACTGATAAGAAGTACAACACCCTGGTGAGCGGCAAGACCGACATCTCTGAGCAGGGCCAGTACTACATCCAGCTGGGCGAGGAACTGTACGACGGCAAGCTGACCGCTACTCCTTCCACTGACGACTTTGAGCGTCCCGCTACCACTTGGGTGTACGATAAGAAGGAAATCGGCACCTATGTCAACTGGGATCTGATGGTTGAGGAGTACACCACTGCTATCACCGGCAAGGACCTCTCTGAAGTGCTGACCAAGACCGCTATCGAAGAGAACTATGTGAACTATTATGTGGACGGCAAGGAGAACCCCACCATCAAGGCCGAAAACATGATCAAGTCCAACACCAAGACCTACAACACCACCGGCAACGGCGTTCTGACTCAGGTCTTCTTTGATAAGGATGACGAGCAGATCACCATTACCTCCATCAACACCTACCTGGCTAAGGCTGATGCCGACTATGATGCTGATGACGAGGAGCTGCTGGTTGACATCTACGCCGATCCTACCTCTCACGAGGAAGGCGCTGATGCTGAGGTGACTCTGGACGAGGTTGCTGGTATCGAGAAGTACAAGGAAGACGACATGATGCTGGTCAATGTGGCCTGGGATGGCGCTGACTACAATATCGTCGCTGTCTCCGATGTGACTTCTATGGTCAACGTTGATCTGTCCAAGTACTCTGTGAACAGCTATGTGGTTTCCGATGGCACTCAGTACAACTATGCCCTGAACGGCAAGCTGTCTGATAGCCTGAACGAGATTACTACCTATGGCACTGGTGCTCTGACTCAGTACACCTACACCCTGTATCTGGATCAGTATGGCTACCTGATCGGCAATGAGGTCTATGAGGGCGATGCCAATTACCTGTTCATGACCGGTTACGATCTGACCGGCAGCAACCTGGCTAATAAGACTGCTGATGCCAATGTCATCTTCCTGGACGGCACCATGTCCACCGTAAAGGTTGACAAGGACAAGACTAACTCTGCTATTGGCACTACTGCTTGGTACAAGACCCTGCGTACCGGCGGTGAGTCTGAGTACAACAAGTGGTTCACCTATGTCACCGAGGAGAAAAACGGCGAGACTGTTTATACCCTGACCCCTGTGGATAACTGGATGAACTCCACTTATGCTTCCAACGGCACTGTAAACAGCTACGACTTCCGTGCTCAGGCCAACGGTCTGAATAGCTCTTCCGTAACTTGGAATTCCTATGTCTGGGGCAATGATGATTCCACCTATATCACCGTCGAGGCTGGAGTTGTTAGCGACACCACCTACAACGGCATTACCAAAGTTCTGGCTACCTACACTGGCGTGGAGGACATCAACCTAGATGTTCTGTCTGCTGGCTCCAACGGTCTGCTTGGTACGAACTACGCCAATAACGCTGTTGATAACGGCCCCAATACCGTCTACACTAGCACCAAGGAGGACTCCAGCATTTACGCTGTGGTTGACGATGACAATTATGTCATTGGTGCCGTCATCCTGGGCGAGGATACCACCTCTACTAACAAGTACGCTTACGTTCTGGAAGACACTCAGAACGAGTGGAAGGACAGCGAGGACAACGTGTACTGGGAGTTCACCGCTATCGTTGATGGCAAGGTCGAGACCCTGACCATGAAGTCTCCCAAGTCTGGCTACGCCGCTCTGCAGGCTCGCATCGCTGCTCAGCTGGGCACTGATGATATCAACGAGAATGGCATGATGAAGCTGACCTACGACAAGGACGGCTATGTCATTGACGCCTATGTTGTTTCCGATGCTATTACCAACGGCAAGCTCTATGACAATGCTGATTTCGGTGTTCTGATGAATCCCGATAATTACAATGTTTACAGCATGCGTTGGGTGACCGGCGGTGTGAATGTCAATGAGGCTTCCTTCAACATCAGCGGCCGTACTCTTTATGGTCAGTGGAATGACCGCGGCATCCGCATCAACACCGATGCTCCCGTGTACGTTGTCTGGGAGGAGACCTACACTGGTGGTGAGACTCCCGCTGTGGTTTACAAGTCCTACAAGGATCTGGATACCGCTATCAAGGCTCTGAGCAATGCCGGTACCTTCGACGGTTGGGTCTCCGCTGTCCTGGCTGACAACGGCAACGCTGAGTACATTGTCATTAAGAGCGCCGATCCCGTCAGCGTGACCACTGATGGCGGCGATTCCAAGGATCCCGTTAGCAACATTTCTTCTGTTACCCTGAATAGCACTGGTACTACTATTACTGTTCGCGATAATAATGGTACTGCCATTGCTCTGGGCGACCTGAAGGATGTAAGCTGGAAGCTGGAGATGCGTGCTCCTGGCCAGGCCTCCTTTGATGTGGCGCTGGATGGTAACGATTATACCACCGAGAAGGCTGGTATTCTCACCTTTATCAGTAGCGTTGGTGGTAACACTGGTGACACTTACTCCTTCCGCGTAACTTTGGATGGTGTAGTTTCCAATACCATTACTATCATTGTCCCCTGA